Genomic DNA from Triticum dicoccoides isolate Atlit2015 ecotype Zavitan chromosome 4B, WEW_v2.0, whole genome shotgun sequence:
GGAGAGCACGAAGCCGATGGGGATCCAGAGCAAGGTGAGCAGCGCGAGCGCCGGCGACGGCTTCTGCACGATCCGGCCGTCGTGGAAGATGACCGGCTTGGGCAGGTCCTCCCTTGGCACGGGCTTGAGCTTGGGCGTCGGGGGCACCACGTACCCCTCCTTGCAGAGCCGCATGAAGGGGTAGTCCGTCTTCCTGTCGCCGAGGCCGACCTCCGGCGCGGCGTCGCCGAACGCCTGGCGGAGCGCGGCGGCCTTGTTGTCGCCGACGAGCACGCCGGGGGAGCGGACGAGGCCGGTGGCCCTGCCGCGCCAGACGACGAGCTCCGTGCCGAGCACGACGTGGGCGCCGATGTAGTCCTTGAGGAAGGCCTCCACCATGATCCTGGGGTTGGCGGTGAGCACGCagcggcggccgcaggcggagaagACGCGCCACGACTCCGGGTGGAGGTCGGAGCAGTAGAACTTGGGCAGCACGGCGCGCGCCACGGCCTCGACGTCGTCCACCTTGGCGCCGGCCATGGAGGCGAAGATGAGCACCTGGATCCCCGCGGACTCGGACACGACGTAGTAGAGCAGGCCCGCGAGCGGCGCGAGCACGAGCAGCAGCAGGAGGCGGAGCACGCCGCCGGTCTCGAACGCCATGTGCGCGAAGTAGGGGAAGGAGCTCCGGCCGCACAGCAGCGTGCCGTCCAGATCGGCCACCACCGTGTCCCCGCTCCGGCCCGCCGACGCGCACTTGTCCACCGTCGGGAACGGCGACGCCGTCATCGTCGTCGTGGTCGTGCCCGCCATCGGTCCCAACCAACCTGGTCTCTCCCGGCACACAAGCTGCAATGCAGAGTACGCTCGCACAAACAAGGCTACAATGTGTGCTTCCTGTGTCGAACTCTGCATGAGAGTCCCGCACTTTTCCGTGGCCGGTTATATACAGGAACCGGGGCGAGCGCGAACACAACAGACCAAAAACGAATTGTTTACAACGCGTGCGTGCGGGCGTATAGAAGAAATCGCGGAGAGAAGATTACAAGGAGAGGCGCAAGTACATCCGGTACGTCGTCGTTAGGTGTTGTCAACTTGGCAACGCTCCAAGAACCGGGCTCTTCGGATGCGCCGTTGCGGCCTTGTTTTACACGCTCCCAGGGCTTTGGCGCTGCCGCCAGTAAAGCGAAGCGGGCGAAAACAATTCGGGGCAGtgagttctccttcttgttctcttTCTTTTGATTGGGATGGAGTTCTTGTTCGCCCGGACGAAGGCGACAGGTAGTTTATTTGACGATGGCGGTGCGCGGTACGAAAGCGCCATTTAGAGCCCGGGCCACAGGTTGGTACGCGGCTGGCTCGCTTGCGAGGTTGGGCCTCCTGGTCGATCCTACCACCTCGGTCGATATTCGAGGCGTATTATTGTGGAGGGAAGGAAAAACAGCGTGTGTGCGCCCCCACATCGGTGCCTCTTGGGCACGGGAGGCGGGCATTGATGGGCACATAATTGTTCCATTTTTAGGGGGTGGGCACAGGATTGAGGCGGTGTGGCGTAACCTCCCGTGCATGGTCTTGTCGCGTTGACGCGCGCCCAATGGAGCCAGGCTCCTGCAGCGCTTCAGAACGGAACATGG
This window encodes:
- the LOC119293339 gene encoding glycerol-3-phosphate acyltransferase RAM2-like; translation: MQSSTQEAHIVALFVRAYSALQLVCRERPGWLGPMAGTTTTTMTASPFPTVDKCASAGRSGDTVVADLDGTLLCGRSSFPYFAHMAFETGGVLRLLLLLVLAPLAGLLYYVVSESAGIQVLIFASMAGAKVDDVEAVARAVLPKFYCSDLHPESWRVFSACGRRCVLTANPRIMVEAFLKDYIGAHVVLGTELVVWRGRATGLVRSPGVLVGDNKAAALRQAFGDAAPEVGLGDRKTDYPFMRLCKEGYVVPPTPKLKPVPREDLPKPVIFHDGRIVQKPSPALALLTLLWIPIGFVLSCLRIAAGSLLPMRMVYHAFTALGVRVTVKGNPPPPASLETGQTGVLFICSHRTLLDPIFLSTALGRPITAVTYSVSRLSEMLSPIRTVRLTRDRAADAAMIRRLLKEGDLVICPEGTTCREPFLLRFSALFAELTDEIVPVAMENQMSMFHGTTARGWKGLDPFYFFMNPSPGYVVTFLNKLPHDLTCKGGKTSHEVANYIQRLIASTLSYECTSFTRKDKYKALAGNDGSVVSKPNIDKKKFMGS